A region from the Aegilops tauschii subsp. strangulata cultivar AL8/78 chromosome 5, Aet v6.0, whole genome shotgun sequence genome encodes:
- the LOC109767443 gene encoding UDP-glucuronate 4-epimerase 6, with protein sequence MPSDAAAKGVKLERYASGGALLLRRVASGKFVSASSHLLFRATVLATLALVFLFALHYPSLLSRSFSLASDGSSSSVPGASRSHASHRSLLASTSAAATYGSERWQKEIRRSAKPGRDGGLSVLVTGAGGFVGAHCSLALKARGDGVVGLDNFNSYYDPALKRGRQQLLADRGVVVLDADINDALLLEKLFEAVPFTHVLHLAAQAGVRYAMEAPQTYVASNVAGLVSVFEAAAKRADPQPAVVWASSSSVYGLNTDAPFSEDHRTDRPASLYAATKKAGEAIAHAYNHIYGLSITGLRFFTVYGPWGRPDMAYFSFARSIVAGEPITLYADARRDFTYIDDVVKGCVGALDTAGRSTGSARSGKKSGPAPLRVYNLGNTSPVPVTRMVAILEKLLGKKANKRIIAMPSNGDVPFTHANVSHAAHDFGYRPTTSLDAGLRHFVDWFVQYYKLDIKIAKPSTTGKKPAAATKKKASATSASS encoded by the coding sequence ATGCCgtccgacgcggcggccaagggcGTGAAGCTGGAGCGGTACGCGAGCGGCGGCGCGCTGCTGCTGCGCCGGGTGGCCAGCGGCAAGTTCGTCTCCGCCTCCTCGCACCTGCTCTTCCGCGCCACCGTGCTCGCCACGCTCGCCCTCGTCTTCCTCTTCGCGCTCCACTACCCCTCCCTCCTCTCCCGCTCCTTCAGCCTCGCCTCCGACGGCTCCTCGTCCTCCGTGCCCGGCGCGTCGCGGTCGCACGCCTCGCACCGGAGCCTGCTCGCGTCCACGTCCGCGGCGGCCACGTACGGGAGCGAGCGGTGGCAGAAGGAGATACGCCGCAGCGCCAAGCCGGGCCGGGACGGGGGGCTGTCGGTGCTCGTCACGGGCGCCGGCGGGTTCGTCGGCGCGCACTGCTCGCTCGCGCTCAAggcgcgcggcgacggcgtcgtcGGCCTCGACAACTTCAACTCCTACTACGACCCGGCGCTCAAGCGCGGGCGCCAGCAGCTCCTCGCCGACCGCGGCGTCGTCGTGCTCGACGCCGACATCAACGACGCGCTCCTGCTGGAAAAACTCTTCGAGGCGGTGCCCTTCACGCACGTGCTGCACCTGGCGGCGCAGGCCGGGGTGCGCTACGCCATGGAGGCGCCGCAGACGTACGTGGCGTCCAACGTGGCCGGGCTGGTGAGCGTGTTCGAGGCGGCCGCCAAGCGCGCCGACCCGCAGCCGGCCGTCGTctgggcctcctcctcctccgtctaCGGGCTCAACACCGACGCGCCCTTCTCCGAGGACCACCGCACCGACCGCCCGGCGTCGCTCTACGCGGCCACCAAGAAGGCCGGCGAGGCCATCGCGCACGCATACAACCACATCTACGGCCTCTCCATCACCGGCCTCCGCTTCTTCACCGTGTACGGGCCCTGGGGCCGCCCCGACATGGCCTACTTCTCCTTCGCCCGCAGCATCGTGGCCGGCGAGCCCATCACGCTCTACGCCGACGCGCGCCGCGACTTCACCTACATCGACGACGTGGTCAAGGGCTGCGTCGGCGCGCTGGACACCGCCGGCAGGAGCACCGGGTCCGCCAGGTCCGGCAAGAAGAGCGGCCCCGCGCCGCTGCGCGTGTACAACCTGGGCAACACCTCCCCGGTGCCTGTGACCCGGATGGTGGCCATCCTGGAGAAGCTGCTGGGGAAGAAGGCGAACAAGCGCATCATCGCCATGCCCAGCAACGGCGACGTGCCCTTCACCCACGCCAACGTGAGCCACGCGGCGCACGACTTCGGGTACCGCCCCACCACCTCCCTCGACGCCGGCCTGCGCCACTTCGTGGACTGGTTCGTGCAGTACTACAAGCTCGACATCAAGATCGCCAAACCGTCCACCACCGGCAAGaagccggcggcggcgacgaagaAGAAGGCCTCCGCCACGTCGGCGTCGTCGTGA